The Arachis hypogaea cultivar Tifrunner chromosome 14, arahy.Tifrunner.gnm2.J5K5, whole genome shotgun sequence genome has a segment encoding these proteins:
- the LOC112743994 gene encoding uncharacterized protein isoform X1, with protein MQSEMGELYALDFDGILCDSCGESSLSALKAAKVRWPSLFHGVDSATQDWIVDQMHSVRPVVETGHENVLLVRLLLETRIPSIRKSSVAEGLTVEGILENWSKLKPVIMEEWSENRETLIDLFGKVRDEWLEQDFATWIGANRFYPGVSDALKFASSRVYIVTTKQSRFADALLRELAGVTIPPERIYGLGTGPKVKVLKQLQKRPEHQGLTLHFVEDRLATLKNVIKEPELDQWNLYLGNWGYNTQKEREEAAAIPRIQVLELSDFSKKLK; from the exons ATGCAGAGTGAAATGGGGGAGCTTTATGCTTTGGACTTCGATGGAATCCTCTGTGATAGCTGCGGTGAGAGCTCTCTCTCTGCTCTCAAG GCTGCGAAAGTGAGATGGCCTTCTTTGTTTCATGGCGTGGATTCGGCCACTCAGGATTGGATTGTTGACCAGATGCATTCA GTCCGACCGGTCGTAGAAACTGGACATGAAAATGTTTTACTTGTGAGATTGTTGTTAGAGACCAGAATACCTTCCATCAGGAAGTCTTCA GTTGCAGAGGGGCTCACGGTTGAGGGTATATTGGAAAATTGGTCCAAGTTGAAGCCTGTTATCATGGAAGAGTGGAGTGAGAATAGAGAAACTTTGATAGATCTTTTTGGAAAGGTTAGAGATGAATGGTTGGAGCAGGATTTCGCTACTTGGATCGGTGCAAATAG ATTCTATCCTGGTGTTTCTGATGCATTAAAATTTGCAAGCTCGAGAGTGTACATAGTCACCACGAAACAG AGCCGTTTTGCCGATGCTTTACTCCGAGAGCTTGCTGGGGTGACAATTCCACCTGAAAGAATATATGGTCTAGGAACTGG GCCTAAGGTGAAAGTGCTGAAGCAGCTTCAAAAGAGACCAGAGCACCAAGGACTCACACTTCA CTTTGTTGAGGATCGGCTTGCTACCTTAAAAAATGTCATCAAAGAACCTGAGTTAGATCAATGGAATCTGTATTTAG GGAACTGGGGTTACAACactcagaaagagagagaagaagctgCGGCTATCCCCAGAATTCAAGTTCTTGAGCTGTCGGACTTCAGTAAGAAGTTGAAATGA
- the LOC112743994 gene encoding uncharacterized protein isoform X2, producing MQSEMGELYALDFDGILCDSCGESSLSALKAAKVRWPSLFHGVDSATQDWIVDQMHSVRPVVETGHENVLLVRLLLETRIPSIRKSSVAEGLTVEGILENWSKLKPVIMEEWSENRETLIDLFGKVRDEWLEQDFATWIGANRFYPGVSDALKFASSRVYIVTTKQEIHFPCTIFGFTGRPKVKVLKQLQKRPEHQGLTLHFVEDRLATLKNVIKEPELDQWNLYLGNWGYNTQKEREEAAAIPRIQVLELSDFSKKLK from the exons ATGCAGAGTGAAATGGGGGAGCTTTATGCTTTGGACTTCGATGGAATCCTCTGTGATAGCTGCGGTGAGAGCTCTCTCTCTGCTCTCAAG GCTGCGAAAGTGAGATGGCCTTCTTTGTTTCATGGCGTGGATTCGGCCACTCAGGATTGGATTGTTGACCAGATGCATTCA GTCCGACCGGTCGTAGAAACTGGACATGAAAATGTTTTACTTGTGAGATTGTTGTTAGAGACCAGAATACCTTCCATCAGGAAGTCTTCA GTTGCAGAGGGGCTCACGGTTGAGGGTATATTGGAAAATTGGTCCAAGTTGAAGCCTGTTATCATGGAAGAGTGGAGTGAGAATAGAGAAACTTTGATAGATCTTTTTGGAAAGGTTAGAGATGAATGGTTGGAGCAGGATTTCGCTACTTGGATCGGTGCAAATAG ATTCTATCCTGGTGTTTCTGATGCATTAAAATTTGCAAGCTCGAGAGTGTACATAGTCACCACGAAACAG GAAATTCACTTTCCTTGCACCATCTTTGGTTTTACCGGTAGGCCTAAGGTGAAAGTGCTGAAGCAGCTTCAAAAGAGACCAGAGCACCAAGGACTCACACTTCA CTTTGTTGAGGATCGGCTTGCTACCTTAAAAAATGTCATCAAAGAACCTGAGTTAGATCAATGGAATCTGTATTTAG GGAACTGGGGTTACAACactcagaaagagagagaagaagctgCGGCTATCCCCAGAATTCAAGTTCTTGAGCTGTCGGACTTCAGTAAGAAGTTGAAATGA
- the LOC112743994 gene encoding uncharacterized protein isoform X3, which produces MQSEMGELYALDFDGILCDSCGESSLSALKAAKVRWPSLFHGVDSATQDWIVDQMHSVAEGLTVEGILENWSKLKPVIMEEWSENRETLIDLFGKVRDEWLEQDFATWIGANRFYPGVSDALKFASSRVYIVTTKQSRFADALLRELAGVTIPPERIYGLGTGPKVKVLKQLQKRPEHQGLTLHFVEDRLATLKNVIKEPELDQWNLYLGNWGYNTQKEREEAAAIPRIQVLELSDFSKKLK; this is translated from the exons ATGCAGAGTGAAATGGGGGAGCTTTATGCTTTGGACTTCGATGGAATCCTCTGTGATAGCTGCGGTGAGAGCTCTCTCTCTGCTCTCAAG GCTGCGAAAGTGAGATGGCCTTCTTTGTTTCATGGCGTGGATTCGGCCACTCAGGATTGGATTGTTGACCAGATGCATTCA GTTGCAGAGGGGCTCACGGTTGAGGGTATATTGGAAAATTGGTCCAAGTTGAAGCCTGTTATCATGGAAGAGTGGAGTGAGAATAGAGAAACTTTGATAGATCTTTTTGGAAAGGTTAGAGATGAATGGTTGGAGCAGGATTTCGCTACTTGGATCGGTGCAAATAG ATTCTATCCTGGTGTTTCTGATGCATTAAAATTTGCAAGCTCGAGAGTGTACATAGTCACCACGAAACAG AGCCGTTTTGCCGATGCTTTACTCCGAGAGCTTGCTGGGGTGACAATTCCACCTGAAAGAATATATGGTCTAGGAACTGG GCCTAAGGTGAAAGTGCTGAAGCAGCTTCAAAAGAGACCAGAGCACCAAGGACTCACACTTCA CTTTGTTGAGGATCGGCTTGCTACCTTAAAAAATGTCATCAAAGAACCTGAGTTAGATCAATGGAATCTGTATTTAG GGAACTGGGGTTACAACactcagaaagagagagaagaagctgCGGCTATCCCCAGAATTCAAGTTCTTGAGCTGTCGGACTTCAGTAAGAAGTTGAAATGA
- the LOC112743994 gene encoding uncharacterized protein isoform X4 gives MQSEMGELYALDFDGILCDSCGESSLSALKAAKVRWPSLFHGVDSATQDWIVDQMHSVAEGLTVEGILENWSKLKPVIMEEWSENRETLIDLFGKVRDEWLEQDFATWIGANRFYPGVSDALKFASSRVYIVTTKQEIHFPCTIFGFTGRPKVKVLKQLQKRPEHQGLTLHFVEDRLATLKNVIKEPELDQWNLYLGNWGYNTQKEREEAAAIPRIQVLELSDFSKKLK, from the exons ATGCAGAGTGAAATGGGGGAGCTTTATGCTTTGGACTTCGATGGAATCCTCTGTGATAGCTGCGGTGAGAGCTCTCTCTCTGCTCTCAAG GCTGCGAAAGTGAGATGGCCTTCTTTGTTTCATGGCGTGGATTCGGCCACTCAGGATTGGATTGTTGACCAGATGCATTCA GTTGCAGAGGGGCTCACGGTTGAGGGTATATTGGAAAATTGGTCCAAGTTGAAGCCTGTTATCATGGAAGAGTGGAGTGAGAATAGAGAAACTTTGATAGATCTTTTTGGAAAGGTTAGAGATGAATGGTTGGAGCAGGATTTCGCTACTTGGATCGGTGCAAATAG ATTCTATCCTGGTGTTTCTGATGCATTAAAATTTGCAAGCTCGAGAGTGTACATAGTCACCACGAAACAG GAAATTCACTTTCCTTGCACCATCTTTGGTTTTACCGGTAGGCCTAAGGTGAAAGTGCTGAAGCAGCTTCAAAAGAGACCAGAGCACCAAGGACTCACACTTCA CTTTGTTGAGGATCGGCTTGCTACCTTAAAAAATGTCATCAAAGAACCTGAGTTAGATCAATGGAATCTGTATTTAG GGAACTGGGGTTACAACactcagaaagagagagaagaagctgCGGCTATCCCCAGAATTCAAGTTCTTGAGCTGTCGGACTTCAGTAAGAAGTTGAAATGA
- the LOC112743996 gene encoding uncharacterized protein, protein MGHLYALDFDGVLCDTCGETAISAVKAAKLRWPALFDGVDPTVEDWIVQQMITVRPVVETGYETLLLVRLLLETRVPSIRKSSVAEGLTVEGILETWIKLKPIVMEEWDENRDELIDLFGKVRDDWLQNDFSGWMGANRFYPGTADALRFASSKVYIVTTKQGRFADALLKELAGITLPPERIYGLGTGPKVEMLKKLQKMPEHQGLTLHFVEDRLATLKNVIKEPELDNWNLYLVNWGFNTQKERDEAAASPRITLLELSDFSKKLK, encoded by the exons ATGGGTCATCTTTATGCATTAGACTTTGATGGAGTTCTGTGTGATACTTGTGGAGAGACTGCTATCTCTGCCGTCAAG GCAGCCAAGTTGAGATGGCCAGCATTGTTTGATGGTGTGGATCCAACCGTTGAAGATTGGATTGTTCAACAGATGATTACA GTGAGGCCAGTGGTGGAAACTGGATATGAGACTCTCTTACTTGTGAGATTATTGCTTGAGACCAGAGTTCCATCAATTCGAAAATCTTCG GTTGCAGAAGGGCTCACAGTTGAGGGTATATTGGAGACATGGATCAAATTGAAGCCTATTGTGATGGAAGAATGGGATGAGAATAGAGATGAACTGATAGATCTTTTTGGAAAGGTCAGAGATGATTGGTTGCAGAATGATTTCTCTGGTTGGATGGGAGCAAACAG ATTCTATCCTGGTACTGCTGATGCACTAAGATTTGCAAGCTCAAAAGTTTACATTGTCACCACAAAACAG GGCCGTTTTGCTGATGCTTTACTGAAAGAGCTTGCTGGAATCACTTTACCACCAGAAAGAATATATGGTTTAGGAACTGG TCCTAAGGTAGAAATGCTAAAGAAGCTTCAAAAGATGCCAGAGCACCAAGGACTGACCCTACA CTTTGTGGAAGATAGGCTTGCAACCTTAAAAAATGTCATTAAAGAACCAGAGTTGGACAATTGGAATTTGTATCTAG TTAATTGGGGGTTCAACactcagaaagagagagatgaaGCAGCAGCTAGCCCCAGGATTACACTTCTTGAGCTGTCTGACTTCAGTAAGAAGCTGAAATAG
- the LOC112743995 gene encoding uncharacterized protein, translated as MSSITTLLLLLLLLVLQNYEFAHGGKRKVHISDDLDDVYDDEEDESWKEWGKKKEPSFPPADLSKMEPSQIKEEMMKRHTGPVIGFVKLRFGLPRTPDMVAEIAMKWSQVMRTGGIGIRFMGVDTSTIMFNMESIKGMDELKDFIFDQSEAYEIKIGNDVFRRPGDPPLEEVLQNLQKEKTKADNAGQEENDGDLRTEL; from the exons ATGAGCTCCATTACCaccctccttcttcttctactacttctggTGCTGCAAAATTACGAATTTGCCCATGGAGGAAAGCGCAAGGTGCACATCAGCGATGACCTTGATGACGTGTACGATGACGAAGAGGACGAGTCTTGGAAGGAATGGGGCAAGAAGAAGGAGCCATCTTTCCCGCCCGCCGATCTGTCGAAAATGGAACCGTCTCAGATCAAGGAGGAGATGATGAAGCGCCACACCGGTCCCGTCATCGGCTTCGTCAAGCTCCGCTTCGGACTTCCCCGTACTCCG gacatgGTAGCGGAAATCGCCATGAAATGGTCACAAGTTATGAGAACTGGAGGCATTGGTATAAGGTTCATGGGTGTTGATACAAGTACAATCATGTTCAACATGGAAAGCATCAAAGGCATGGATGAG TTGAAGGACTTTATCTTTGACCAATCAGAGGCATATGAGATCAAAATCGGGAATGATGTTTTTCGAAGACCTGGAGATCCACCTTTAGAAGAGGTTCTTCAGAACCTTCAGAAAGAAAAAACCAAAGCGGATAATGCTGGTCAAGAGGAAAATGATGGGGATTTGAGAACAGAGTTGTAA
- the LOC140178712 gene encoding F-box protein At5g07610-like has protein sequence MESPWDTVIRDMDLLTEILLRLPVKQAIQCKCVCKKWLSIISNPKFRYSHTCRLYSKYNNKPPPTALLVQNFGDTKAKRASIVPFHTNNNNANKIFFHLDLDRRKYMSSTIIHSCNGLLLCNVTPTPNSGLTTFESFMIRLESHFRICNPAISNDHCVYLDYPLGDVDSPCNEDIYIFDPLDLKAYLVFEPLKQPLSYKVILFGEMEAPFGHYYSRLNQLKPRIGIRLYSSETSCWSSVVCNLPNDLRVPEGVYCNGAVHWFRLDDDNSVYFDVNRLCFDKLPAVPACVDSNSELLGVKYLGECKGRLHLILSDSLEFDIWELEEDYSSWVARYRVNLNRMHDGESALCWNLSSNPFCVLSFVLRQEEEEEDSMLVLFQDGKIMSYSLKNYGLRVLCKLDRVPRSVHHYFETLLSIGN, from the coding sequence ATGGAGAGTCCATGGGACACTGTGATACGAGACATGGATCTCTTAACGGAGATCCTTCTCCGATTGCCAGTGAAACAAGCGATTCAATGCAAATGCGTGTGCAAGAAATGGTTGTCAATCATCTCCAACCCCAAATTCCGTTATTCACACACTTGTCGTTTATATTCCAAGTACAATAACAAACCTCCACCCACTGCTCTGTTGGTTCAGAATTTCGGAGACACGAAGGCCAAAAGAGCTTCTATTGTTCCCTTCCACACCAATAATAACAACGCCAACAAAATCTTCTTCCACCTTGATCTTGATCGACGCAAATACATGTCTTCTACTATTATACACTCTTGTAATGGTCTATTACTATGTAATGTTACACCCACACCCAATTCTGGTTTAACAACTTTTGAGTCTTTTATGATACGACTAGAATCCCACTTTCGCATATGCAACCCAGCCATCAGCAATGACCACTGCGTTTATCTAGATTACCCCCTTGGCGATGTAGATTCCCCATGTAATGAAGATATCTACATATTTGACCCTTTAGACTTGAAGGCTTATCTTGTTTTCGAACCTCTAAAACAACCTCTTTCTTACAAAGTTATTTTATTTGGTGAAATGGAAGCTCCGTTTGGACATTATTATAGTCGTCTCAATCAACTCAAACCCCGAATTGGGATTCGTTTGTATTCCTCAGAGACGTCTTGTTGGAGTAGTGTTGTTTGCAATCTTCCTAATGATTTACGTGTCCCAGAGGGAGTTTATTGCAATGGTGCTGTTCATTGGTTTCGTTTAGATGATGACAATTCCGTTTATTTCGATGTCAATCGGCTTTGCTTTGATAAATTGCCTGCAGTCCCTGCATGTGTTGACTCAAATTCAGAGCTCTTGGGTGTTAAGTATTTAGGAGAATGTAAAGGAAGGCTGCACTTGATTCTATCTGATAGTTTGGAGTTTGATATTTGGGAATTAGAGGAAGATTACTCTTCATGGGTTGCCAGATACCGTGTCAATCTTAATCGCATGCATGATGGGGAATCGGCCTTGTGCTGGAATCTTTCAAGTAATCCATTTTGTGTGTTAAGTTTTGTTCTTCgccaagaagaagaggaggaggattcCATGCTTGTGTTGTTCCAAGATGGTAAAATAATGTCTTATAGCctaaaaaattatggtttgaggGTTCTTTGTAAATTAGATAGAGTGCCTAGATCTGTTCATCACTACTTTGAGACTCTGTTATCTATTGGAAATTAA